A single region of the Changchengzhania lutea genome encodes:
- a CDS encoding glycosyltransferase family 2 protein — MLSILIPIYKYNAFPLVLELVKQALSEKIEFEIICVDDASGSSLNQYNEKINSLNNSTFFSNAKNLGYSSNRNFLVSIAKFNNLLFIDGDSLIINDFFINAYLNMLSKEFDIVYGGRIHPNSISNPYKSLRWKYGKFREDKPANRRIKQKYKTLMFNNTLVNKSVFNLIKFDVITNKYGHDDTLFAYQANLAKLNISHIDNSVMHAGIDENDAFLKKTETALNNLKYISKHNLISSGFVKMLSIHEKLKRFKIDLILTMFYKQFKNKMKLNLISKHPSLKIFNLYRLSYFCYIYNKKT; from the coding sequence ATGCTCTCTATTTTAATACCTATTTATAAATACAATGCATTTCCATTAGTTTTGGAATTGGTAAAGCAGGCTTTAAGTGAAAAAATAGAATTTGAGATTATCTGTGTTGACGATGCCTCAGGATCTTCATTAAATCAGTATAATGAAAAAATTAATTCCTTAAATAATTCTACTTTTTTTTCAAATGCAAAAAATTTAGGATACAGTAGTAATCGAAACTTTTTGGTCTCAATTGCTAAGTTTAATAACTTATTATTTATTGATGGTGATTCACTTATAATTAATGATTTTTTTATCAATGCATATTTAAACATGCTTTCCAAAGAATTTGATATTGTTTACGGCGGAAGAATTCATCCAAATTCCATATCAAATCCTTATAAAAGTCTGCGTTGGAAATATGGTAAATTCAGAGAGGATAAACCTGCTAATAGGCGAATTAAACAAAAATATAAAACCTTAATGTTTAATAATACACTTGTTAATAAGAGTGTATTTAATTTAATTAAATTTGATGTTATTACCAATAAATATGGTCATGATGATACTTTATTTGCATATCAGGCAAATTTAGCCAAACTAAATATATCACATATAGATAATAGCGTAATGCATGCAGGTATAGATGAAAATGACGCCTTTTTAAAAAAAACGGAAACTGCTTTAAACAACCTAAAATATATTAGCAAACATAACTTGATAAGCTCAGGTTTTGTAAAAATGCTAAGTATTCATGAAAAATTAAAGCGCTTTAAAATAGATTTAATTTTAACAATGTTTTATAAACAATTTAAAAACAAGATGAAACTCAATTTAATATCTAAACATCCTTCATTAAAAATCTTTAATTTATACCGATTAAGTTACTTTTGCTACATTTATAATAAAAAAACATGA
- a CDS encoding glycosyltransferase family 2 protein, with amino-acid sequence MTPFFSVIIPLYNKENFIEKTLQSVYEQKFTDFEIIIVDDGSTDNSLSVAKKKIENFKNTTLIHQENKGLSATRNTGIRASKGKLVALLDADDLWDNQFLSTIKALYNEYSNASVFGVDYLERHSKNIELTTRKNIPNNLKNTSFIVNAFLEANMQQPLFCQSSVAYKKEVFNHIQFNTAITYAEDIDFNILIHLQKHQVAYRYKPLAIIRLNIDNQLSTQSISDKTLPNLDAYESFALKDLELKKYLDFCRYFFAMSYKMESNHQKYNQILKNLDKRNINFTQKLYLKLPVFLIKSIKELKKWFLKYNIRLTSFDS; translated from the coding sequence ATGACTCCTTTTTTTTCAGTAATTATACCTCTATATAATAAAGAAAATTTTATTGAAAAAACATTACAAAGTGTCTACGAACAAAAATTTACAGATTTTGAAATTATTATAGTGGATGATGGTTCTACAGATAATAGTTTAAGCGTAGCTAAAAAAAAAATTGAGAATTTTAAAAATACAACTTTAATTCATCAAGAAAACAAAGGTTTATCTGCAACTAGAAATACAGGAATTAGAGCTTCAAAAGGAAAATTAGTAGCTTTATTAGATGCTGATGACTTATGGGACAATCAATTTTTATCAACCATAAAGGCATTATATAATGAATACTCAAATGCTTCAGTTTTTGGAGTTGATTATTTAGAAAGACACTCCAAAAACATTGAATTAACAACTAGAAAAAACATCCCTAATAATCTAAAAAATACCTCTTTCATAGTTAATGCGTTTTTAGAAGCCAATATGCAACAACCTCTATTCTGCCAAAGCAGCGTAGCTTACAAAAAAGAAGTTTTTAATCATATCCAATTTAACACTGCTATAACATATGCGGAAGATATTGATTTTAATATTCTAATACATTTACAAAAACACCAAGTAGCCTACCGTTATAAACCATTAGCAATTATTAGATTAAATATTGATAATCAATTATCAACTCAATCTATTAGTGACAAAACCCTTCCTAATTTAGACGCCTATGAATCTTTTGCTTTAAAGGATTTAGAACTCAAAAAATATCTTGACTTTTGTAGATACTTTTTTGCTATGAGTTATAAGATGGAATCCAATCATCAGAAATACAATCAGATATTAAAAAATTTAGACAAAAGAAATATTAATTTCACTCAAAAGCTTTATTTAAAGCTACCCGTTTTTTTAATAAAAAGCATAAAAGAACTCAAAAAATGGTTCCTGAAATATAATATTAGGTTGACAAGTTTTGATTCTTAA
- a CDS encoding glycosyltransferase: protein MSYKKHICLIVDCLSGGGAEKVAASLSFVLSKNEYKVSIISLRDDITYPHKGELYNLGENEPSIQWIKQIKKIALFRKYYKRIDADFYIDFRMRNRFIMELLLHLFVFKEKKMIMSVQHFNVAYHIPNGVLFKKIYKKVKAIIAVSRDIEGILKDQYEFENVVYIPNFVNEDLLVTNTFNDIVPEEFILAIGRLLNSVKQFDKLILSYKNSMAFKKDVPLVILGDGPDKEKLESIIAKYNLQKNVILKGFVNNPYDYIKACKFLVLSSKFEGMPLVMLETLALGTPVVSFDCKSGPSELIKNKYNGLLIENQNFEALMQGIDLLQTDQKLYDTLKANAKHSVKPFTGEAVIKLYEALFEQSH, encoded by the coding sequence ATGAGTTATAAAAAACACATATGCCTAATTGTGGATTGTTTGAGCGGTGGCGGTGCTGAAAAAGTAGCCGCATCATTATCATTTGTATTATCTAAAAATGAATATAAGGTATCTATTATCTCTCTTAGAGACGATATTACTTATCCGCACAAAGGCGAACTATATAATTTAGGGGAAAACGAACCGTCCATACAATGGATTAAGCAAATAAAAAAGATAGCATTATTTAGAAAATATTATAAACGGATTGACGCCGATTTCTACATAGATTTTAGAATGAGAAATCGATTTATTATGGAATTGCTATTACATCTTTTTGTTTTTAAAGAAAAGAAAATGATTATGAGCGTCCAACATTTTAATGTGGCATATCACATTCCGAATGGCGTTCTCTTTAAAAAGATATACAAGAAAGTAAAAGCGATTATAGCGGTTTCCAGAGATATTGAAGGTATCCTAAAAGACCAATACGAGTTTGAAAATGTGGTTTATATTCCAAATTTCGTCAATGAAGATTTGTTGGTTACCAATACATTTAATGATATAGTTCCAGAGGAATTTATATTGGCTATCGGGAGGTTATTGAATTCGGTTAAGCAATTTGATAAACTCATATTAAGTTATAAAAATTCGATGGCCTTTAAAAAAGATGTACCGCTAGTAATTTTGGGCGATGGACCAGATAAAGAAAAATTAGAATCTATAATCGCTAAATATAATCTGCAAAAAAACGTCATCCTCAAAGGCTTTGTAAATAACCCGTACGATTATATAAAAGCGTGCAAGTTTTTAGTCTTATCAAGTAAATTTGAAGGGATGCCATTAGTCATGCTTGAAACCTTGGCTTTAGGGACACCGGTCGTTTCTTTTGACTGTAAATCTGGACCGTCAGAATTGATAAAAAACAAATACAATGGCTTATTAATTGAAAATCAAAATTTTGAGGCCTTAATGCAGGGCATAGATTTACTGCAAACAGATCAAAAGTTATATGATACACTTAAGGCGAATGCTAAACATTCGGTAAAACCCTTTACTGGAGAAGCGGTTATTAAATTGTATGAAGCCTTATTTGAACAGTCGCATTAA
- a CDS encoding sulfatase-like hydrolase/transferase — protein sequence MKNKFYIIIITYWLTLEFLIDGLTHFFSVYRFLNIVENAISIAFVILLISQLGNEKLRRYAFLVATILIGIMIWFETIMYYLFKISFGPSSYYVFLNTNPDELSGFLREYVDIYLLGITLLFIIPLFQLKRITNSFRLQTNEFELKNYKWLKVGLISIVVLFGLRSTSLIDHNLAYLTARSIVLNYKESKYIDQFNAELNTKKNIVINSNDDINNTFLVVIGESTTSSHMQLYGYYRPTTPRLQALKDSLLIFKNVISPNTSTFHSLSKALTLGNYEEPEKVLAFPITGLFNKAGFKTFWISNHSPAFNPDSDLARVSNKAEFKFHNAKEAVMNNVKHDGDLLSKVANALNDSAKHKIIFLHLIGTHFSYDNRYPTNFDVFKDKPKTDFQDNLAYTKINQYDNAILYNDFIVSEVLNKLKNKNTNSYLLYFSDHGEEVFKDENFYGHLEDRPTTDTYKIPFLLWYNRDFNLPQDFVFDADRKYMTDDLWHSIAHISGLKSDYIDLNRSVFSSQFRERKRIILEDKDFDTMFK from the coding sequence TTGAAGAATAAATTTTACATTATAATTATTACTTACTGGTTAACGCTTGAGTTTCTCATAGATGGCTTGACCCATTTTTTTTCTGTGTATCGTTTTTTGAATATTGTTGAAAATGCGATATCCATAGCATTTGTGATCTTATTGATTAGTCAATTAGGAAATGAAAAATTAAGACGGTATGCGTTTTTGGTTGCCACCATTTTAATTGGAATTATGATTTGGTTTGAAACCATCATGTATTATTTATTTAAAATTTCATTTGGACCATCGTCATACTATGTTTTTTTAAATACGAACCCAGATGAATTATCTGGTTTTTTAAGGGAATATGTGGATATTTATCTATTAGGAATTACATTACTTTTCATAATCCCTTTATTTCAGCTTAAAAGAATTACCAATAGCTTTCGTTTGCAGACTAACGAATTTGAATTGAAAAATTACAAATGGTTAAAAGTAGGTTTGATTTCCATTGTGGTTCTTTTCGGATTGAGATCCACATCATTAATTGACCATAATTTAGCCTACCTCACTGCAAGATCCATAGTATTAAATTACAAGGAATCAAAATATATTGACCAATTTAATGCGGAATTAAATACCAAAAAAAATATCGTTATTAATAGTAATGACGACATTAATAATACTTTTTTAGTAGTCATTGGGGAGTCTACCACCTCAAGTCATATGCAATTGTACGGGTATTATAGACCAACAACACCACGTTTGCAAGCTTTAAAAGATAGCTTGCTCATATTTAAAAATGTGATAAGTCCGAACACATCAACATTTCATTCTTTAAGCAAAGCCTTAACGCTAGGCAATTATGAGGAACCGGAAAAAGTGCTTGCCTTTCCAATTACAGGTCTATTTAATAAAGCAGGATTTAAGACCTTTTGGATTTCCAATCATAGTCCTGCATTTAACCCAGATAGCGACTTAGCAAGGGTTTCCAACAAAGCCGAATTTAAGTTTCATAATGCCAAAGAGGCGGTTATGAATAATGTAAAACACGATGGCGATTTGTTAAGTAAAGTGGCAAACGCGTTGAATGATTCTGCAAAGCATAAGATTATATTTTTACATTTAATTGGTACTCATTTTTCATACGATAACAGATACCCCACTAATTTTGACGTATTTAAAGATAAACCCAAAACAGATTTTCAGGACAATTTGGCCTACACCAAAATAAATCAATATGATAATGCCATTCTATACAATGATTTTATTGTAAGTGAAGTTTTAAATAAACTAAAAAATAAAAATACGAACAGTTATTTATTATATTTTTCAGATCACGGTGAAGAGGTTTTCAAGGATGAAAATTTTTATGGGCATTTAGAAGACAGGCCAACCACAGACACCTACAAAATTCCTTTTTTGCTTTGGTATAATAGAGATTTTAATTTGCCACAAGATTTTGTTTTTGATGCTGATAGAAAATATATGACAGATGATTTATGGCATAGTATAGCACATATTTCTGGTTTAAAAAGTGACTATATTGATCTGAATAGAAGTGTTTTTAGCTCGCAATTTCGAGAACGGAAACGCATTATTCTTGAAGATAAGGATTTCGATACCATGTTTAAATGA
- a CDS encoding O-antigen translocase: MRKYFNIDFKNNMLLKIASFNSIGVFVRLITGFILSKAIAYFLMPQGMAITGNLGSFLTSSHGLSTGGLQSGVIKYTAEHKDDDKNLTEIISTSFFLTLGLTFIVSTVLIVFSNEFNNLIFANKNYSYAIKILGLVLPLYTFNTFLLSIINGLGRYKRIISINAIGYIVNVIIVVFLLWKYNLDGAIIAMVSMPSFLLLITFFWVKDVRFILTKINLSRFSITYFNGLMSFIIMAVFSALTIPIVHILVKNHIIDTIGLKEAGYWEAIIKISQYYLVFIMSLYTFYLLPKLAYNDTNKGFKEIVLEFYKTILPYVIIGFFIIYVSRYWIIRITLTKDFLPVQDLFFWQLIGDFFKVISFVIAYQMQAKKMLFWYLIGEFLYAMVVYFSSTYLIDKFNVTGAVMGHAFSYMFYFVLMLIIFRKSLLTFTSLKVEE, encoded by the coding sequence ATGCGAAAATATTTTAACATTGACTTTAAGAATAATATGTTGCTAAAAATAGCTTCATTCAATTCTATTGGTGTTTTTGTCAGGTTAATTACTGGTTTTATTTTATCAAAAGCTATTGCTTATTTCTTAATGCCTCAAGGTATGGCCATAACGGGCAACTTGGGCAGTTTTTTAACGAGTTCACATGGCTTGTCTACAGGTGGTTTGCAAAGTGGGGTAATTAAATACACTGCAGAACATAAGGATGATGATAAAAACCTAACCGAAATTATTTCCACATCATTTTTTCTCACACTTGGATTAACATTTATTGTTTCAACCGTATTAATTGTTTTTTCTAATGAGTTCAACAATTTAATTTTTGCTAACAAAAACTACAGCTACGCCATTAAAATTTTAGGCCTTGTATTGCCACTTTATACGTTTAATACCTTTTTGCTTTCTATTATAAATGGTTTGGGTAGATATAAGCGGATTATCAGCATAAATGCCATCGGGTATATTGTGAATGTGATTATTGTGGTTTTTCTACTTTGGAAATATAATCTTGATGGCGCCATTATCGCCATGGTTTCAATGCCTTCATTTCTTCTATTGATTACATTTTTTTGGGTAAAAGATGTTCGTTTCATTCTAACAAAAATCAATCTATCTAGGTTTTCAATAACTTATTTTAATGGATTGATGTCCTTTATTATCATGGCGGTTTTTTCAGCGCTTACCATCCCCATTGTCCATATCTTGGTCAAAAACCATATCATAGACACTATAGGTCTTAAAGAAGCAGGTTATTGGGAAGCCATTATTAAGATTTCCCAGTATTATTTGGTTTTTATAATGAGCCTGTATACCTTTTATTTATTACCTAAATTGGCATATAATGATACAAATAAAGGGTTTAAAGAAATTGTTTTAGAATTTTACAAAACCATTTTACCTTATGTCATTATTGGTTTTTTTATCATTTATGTGTCCAGATACTGGATTATAAGAATCACGCTTACAAAGGATTTTTTACCAGTTCAAGATTTGTTTTTTTGGCAATTGATCGGAGATTTTTTTAAAGTCATATCCTTTGTTATTGCCTATCAAATGCAGGCAAAAAAAATGCTGTTTTGGTATTTAATAGGCGAGTTCCTATACGCCATGGTGGTTTATTTTTCAAGCACCTATCTTATAGATAAATTTAATGTTACCGGAGCAGTTATGGGGCATGCATTCAGTTACATGTTTTACTTTGTTTTAATGTTGATTATATTTAGAAAATCGTTGTTAACCTTTACAAGCCTTAAAGTTGAAGAATAA
- a CDS encoding O-antigen translocase, whose product MKKLIDYINTNVLVKVTSLQTASVLTRIIAGILTSKAIAVFIGAEGLALIGNLRNFVSSFQAISILGFYNGAVKYISKFKHDVAVLSGILSTVFYTGFFSSILVSFLCYFNADLINDIIFPTYNNYAYVIRVFAIVLPFYALNMFSFSIMNGFSKYKILIVINIIGQILSVAIALILIYQNKIDGALISAVIAESLIFLITLVAITNRRSLVDMIKVNNVSFDVFKKMSRYSLMALFTAMTLPLVAIAIRSHIIETIGYKDAGFWEAMTRISKYYLMLVSSLMALYILPRFSEIEDVKEFRKEVFSFYKTVIPFLALGLFAIYLLKPFIVAIVFSNEFKPVEDLFLFQLLGDFVKVLSLVIAYQFLAKRMFWHYILTEAFLVIILYATSIYFIDLFDSVEGAVIAHFVSYLMYYAIILLIFGSSLFGLQTHKESTEDK is encoded by the coding sequence TTGAAAAAATTAATTGATTACATAAACACCAACGTTCTAGTAAAAGTCACTTCTTTACAAACAGCCTCAGTACTAACTCGAATTATTGCCGGCATATTAACCTCAAAGGCTATTGCTGTTTTTATTGGTGCAGAAGGGCTCGCACTGATAGGAAATTTACGTAATTTTGTTAGTTCATTCCAGGCCATTTCTATTCTAGGTTTTTACAATGGTGCTGTAAAATATATTTCAAAATTTAAGCATGATGTTGCCGTGTTAAGTGGCATTTTATCAACAGTATTTTATACCGGTTTCTTCTCATCTATTTTGGTGTCATTCCTCTGCTATTTTAATGCCGATTTAATCAATGATATTATTTTTCCAACCTATAATAATTATGCTTATGTCATTCGGGTATTTGCGATTGTACTTCCGTTTTATGCCTTAAATATGTTTTCATTTTCAATAATGAATGGGTTTTCCAAGTATAAAATATTAATCGTTATCAATATTATCGGGCAAATACTTAGTGTAGCCATAGCCCTTATATTAATTTATCAAAATAAAATTGACGGCGCACTTATATCTGCTGTTATTGCTGAATCCTTAATATTTTTAATCACTTTAGTAGCTATTACGAACAGGAGGAGCTTAGTAGATATGATTAAGGTTAATAATGTGAGTTTTGATGTGTTTAAAAAAATGAGTAGGTACTCGCTCATGGCTTTATTTACAGCTATGACTTTACCTTTGGTGGCCATCGCGATTAGGTCTCATATTATTGAAACGATAGGGTATAAGGATGCTGGTTTCTGGGAAGCCATGACAAGGATATCTAAATATTATTTGATGCTTGTGAGTTCACTTATGGCGCTGTATATTTTACCAAGATTTTCTGAAATTGAAGATGTAAAGGAGTTTAGAAAGGAGGTTTTTAGCTTCTATAAAACGGTGATACCCTTTTTAGCATTAGGTTTATTTGCTATTTATTTATTAAAACCATTTATTGTTGCTATTGTTTTTTCGAATGAATTTAAACCCGTTGAAGATTTGTTCTTGTTTCAATTATTAGGAGATTTTGTTAAGGTACTGTCCTTGGTAATTGCTTATCAATTTTTAGCAAAGCGTATGTTTTGGCATTATATTCTAACCGAAGCGTTTTTGGTTATTATTCTATACGCAACAAGCATTTATTTTATCGACTTATTTGATAGTGTCGAGGGTGCCGTAATTGCGCACTTTGTAAGTTATTTAATGTATTATGCCATTATCTTATTAATTTTCGGGAGTTCTTTGTTTGGGTTGCAAACGCATAAGGAATCAACCGAGGACAAATAA
- a CDS encoding uroporphyrinogen decarboxylase, producing the protein MEFLSIPLAEWVGYMASVVLLISFSMKSMTKLRIINSIGAILFVAYGILLATSWPIIITNTAILGINIYYLTKK; encoded by the coding sequence ATGGAGTTTTTGAGCATTCCACTCGCAGAGTGGGTTGGCTATATGGCATCAGTAGTTTTACTGATATCATTTAGTATGAAGTCCATGACTAAATTAAGAATCATTAATTCCATAGGCGCCATTTTATTTGTCGCCTATGGCATTTTACTGGCCACTTCTTGGCCCATTATTATTACCAATACAGCTATCTTGGGAATAAACATTTACTACTTAACAAAGAAGTAA
- the typA gene encoding translational GTPase TypA, whose protein sequence is MANIKNIAIIAHVDHGKTTLVDKIMYHCQLFRENENTGDLILDNNDLERERGITITSKNVSVIYKNTKINIIDTPGHADFGGEVERVLNMADGVLLLVDAFEGPMPQTRFVLQKAIDLGLKPCVVINKVDKENCTPDEVHEKVFDLMFELGAEEWQLDFPTVYGSAKNNWMSDDWQDETENIEPLLDMVIEHIPAPKIESGTTQMLITSLDFSSFTGRIAIGRLTRGELKVNQNISLVKRDGSIQKSKIKELHIFEGLGRKKVEEVQTGDICAIVGLEGFEIGDTVADWENPEGMKTIAIDEPTMSMLFTINDSPFFGKDGKYVTSRHIKDRLDKELEKNLALKVEATDSADKFMVFGRGVLHLSVLIETMRREGYELQIGQPQVIIKVIDGVKCEPVEEMTIDLPETVSGKAIEMVTMRKGEMLSMEAKGDRMVCEFLVPSRGIIGLRNQLLTATAGEAIMAHRFKEYQPLKGGIPERQNGSLVSMEKGQAIPYSIDKLQDRGKFFVDPGEDIYEGQVIGENSRGDDMTVNVTKTKKMSNVRSSGADDKAKIVPAIKFSLEEALEYIQKDEYVEVTPNFLRIRKVFLTEVERKRNKSI, encoded by the coding sequence ATGGCTAATATTAAAAATATCGCAATTATTGCGCACGTAGATCACGGTAAGACAACTTTGGTAGATAAAATCATGTACCACTGTCAGTTATTTCGTGAAAATGAAAATACTGGAGATTTAATTCTTGATAATAATGATTTGGAGCGTGAGCGTGGTATTACCATTACCTCTAAAAACGTTTCAGTAATATATAAAAACACAAAGATCAATATTATTGATACTCCTGGTCACGCCGATTTTGGAGGTGAAGTAGAACGTGTGCTTAACATGGCAGATGGTGTTTTATTATTGGTTGATGCTTTTGAAGGACCCATGCCACAAACGCGTTTTGTATTACAGAAAGCGATTGATTTAGGATTAAAACCTTGTGTAGTAATCAATAAAGTTGATAAAGAAAATTGTACACCTGACGAAGTTCATGAAAAGGTGTTCGATTTGATGTTTGAATTAGGAGCAGAAGAATGGCAGCTGGATTTTCCAACGGTATATGGTTCTGCAAAGAACAACTGGATGAGTGATGACTGGCAAGATGAAACCGAAAATATTGAGCCATTATTAGATATGGTTATCGAGCATATTCCAGCGCCAAAAATTGAATCAGGAACCACACAAATGTTAATTACATCTTTAGATTTTTCTTCTTTTACAGGACGAATTGCCATTGGTCGTTTAACTCGTGGTGAATTGAAAGTGAATCAAAATATTTCCTTGGTAAAGCGTGATGGAAGTATCCAAAAATCTAAAATTAAGGAACTACATATTTTCGAAGGTTTAGGCCGTAAGAAAGTAGAAGAGGTGCAAACTGGGGATATTTGTGCGATTGTTGGACTTGAAGGTTTCGAAATTGGCGATACGGTTGCCGATTGGGAAAATCCAGAAGGCATGAAAACGATTGCCATTGATGAACCAACCATGAGTATGTTGTTTACCATTAACGATTCACCATTCTTTGGAAAAGACGGAAAATATGTGACATCGCGTCATATTAAAGATCGTTTGGATAAAGAATTGGAAAAAAACTTGGCACTTAAAGTTGAGGCTACAGATAGTGCAGATAAATTTATGGTGTTTGGTCGTGGCGTATTGCATTTATCTGTTTTAATTGAAACCATGCGCCGTGAAGGGTATGAATTGCAAATCGGTCAGCCTCAAGTGATTATTAAGGTTATTGATGGCGTTAAATGTGAGCCTGTTGAGGAAATGACCATTGATTTGCCCGAAACGGTATCTGGTAAGGCTATTGAAATGGTTACGATGCGTAAAGGCGAAATGTTAAGCATGGAAGCTAAAGGCGATAGAATGGTTTGTGAGTTTTTAGTGCCTTCAAGAGGAATTATAGGTTTACGTAATCAACTATTAACGGCGACTGCTGGTGAAGCTATTATGGCACACCGTTTTAAAGAATACCAGCCGCTTAAAGGGGGTATTCCAGAACGTCAAAACGGGTCTTTAGTGTCTATGGAAAAAGGGCAAGCTATTCCATATTCTATTGATAAATTACAAGATAGAGGTAAGTTTTTTGTTGATCCAGGAGAAGATATTTATGAAGGGCAGGTTATTGGAGAGAATTCTCGTGGCGATGATATGACTGTTAATGTGACCAAAACTAAAAAGATGAGTAACGTACGTAGTTCTGGTGCTGATGATAAAGCTAAAATTGTTCCAGCAATCAAATTCTCTTTGGAAGAAGCCTTAGAATATATCCAAAAGGATGAGTATGTTGAGGTAACACCTAACTTTTTGCGTATTCGTAAAGTCTTTTTAACCGAAGTTGAAAGAAAACGTAATAAATCAATATAA
- the kdsA gene encoding 3-deoxy-8-phosphooctulonate synthase, protein MNLQDIPKIKHHNANNFFLLCGPCAIESEDMALLIAEKVVSITNKLEIPYVFKGSFKKANRSRIDSFTGIGDEKALKILQKVSNTFDIPTVTDIHEISDAALAAQYVDVLQIPAFLVRQTDLVVAAAETGKVVNLKKGQFMSPESMKHAVQKVKDTGSDKAWITDRGTMFGYQDMIVDFRGIPTMRQYAPTVLDVTHSLQQPNQSAGVTGGRPDMIETIARAGIVNHVDGLFIETHFDPANAKSDGANMLHLDNLESLLTNLVAIRKVVESLKNS, encoded by the coding sequence ATGAACCTTCAAGATATTCCAAAAATAAAGCACCATAATGCTAACAATTTTTTTCTTTTATGTGGCCCTTGCGCTATTGAAAGCGAAGACATGGCACTTCTTATTGCTGAAAAGGTAGTTTCTATTACTAATAAACTAGAAATACCCTATGTTTTTAAAGGCAGTTTTAAAAAAGCAAACCGAAGTAGAATTGATAGCTTTACAGGAATAGGTGATGAAAAAGCACTTAAAATTTTGCAGAAAGTGTCCAACACTTTTGACATCCCGACGGTAACTGATATCCATGAGATTTCTGACGCAGCACTAGCGGCTCAATATGTAGATGTGCTCCAAATTCCTGCATTTTTGGTTAGACAAACCGATTTGGTAGTGGCTGCAGCAGAAACCGGAAAAGTGGTTAACTTGAAAAAAGGCCAATTTATGAGTCCTGAATCTATGAAACATGCGGTTCAAAAAGTTAAGGACACGGGTAGTGACAAAGCTTGGATAACCGATAGAGGAACCATGTTTGGTTATCAAGATATGATTGTAGATTTTAGAGGTATACCAACCATGAGACAATATGCCCCTACGGTTTTAGATGTTACTCACTCATTACAGCAACCCAATCAAAGTGCTGGTGTAACCGGCGGAAGACCCGATATGATAGAAACCATTGCTAGGGCCGGTATTGTAAACCATGTTGATGGCTTATTCATTGAAACGCATTTTGATCCAGCAAATGCAAAAAGTGATGGCGCTAATATGCTCCACTTGGATAATTTAGAATCATTACTCACTAACCTTGTGGCTATTAGAAAAGTGGTTGAATCGCTTAAAAATTCATAA